A stretch of Lysinibacillus agricola DNA encodes these proteins:
- a CDS encoding alpha/beta hydrolase, whose amino-acid sequence MIEAKIAKAPDYVTQQIVSKFTDYTYMVNIYVPNGEVPEGGFPVLFVLDGSSYFHLVKEAVRLQSRNAPKTGILPTIVVGIGHGADMHERRFYDFTGQSETYIYPARFKGKGHEKHGGAENFSRFLEQELKPSIQAQFPVNMQQQALFGHSLAGYFALWQLFHHQASFQRYIAISPSIWWNEHELFSYASTFIKERPFAYEKLFIGVGELETFMVDDAQQIASKLQKIMDISFYEALEENHASIVPTVMSKAIRFVYKN is encoded by the coding sequence ATGATAGAAGCGAAGATCGCGAAAGCACCTGATTATGTGACGCAGCAAATTGTATCGAAGTTTACGGATTATACTTATATGGTAAATATCTATGTACCGAATGGAGAAGTACCGGAAGGAGGTTTTCCGGTCTTATTCGTATTAGATGGATCGTCATATTTCCATCTTGTAAAGGAAGCGGTACGCCTACAAAGTCGCAATGCACCTAAAACGGGTATATTGCCAACTATTGTTGTAGGTATTGGGCATGGTGCGGATATGCATGAACGCCGATTTTATGACTTTACAGGACAATCCGAAACGTATATTTATCCTGCAAGATTTAAAGGTAAGGGTCATGAGAAACATGGAGGAGCCGAGAACTTTAGTAGATTTTTAGAACAGGAATTAAAGCCAAGTATTCAGGCTCAGTTCCCTGTAAATATGCAGCAGCAAGCACTGTTCGGGCATTCATTAGCGGGCTACTTTGCGCTTTGGCAATTATTCCATCATCAAGCAAGCTTCCAACGTTATATAGCGATTAGCCCTTCTATTTGGTGGAATGAGCATGAACTATTCAGTTATGCGTCAACATTTATAAAAGAGCGCCCATTTGCTTATGAAAAATTATTCATCGGTGTGGGGGAACTGGAAACCTTTATGGTTGATGATGCACAACAAATTGCGAGTAAATTACAGAAAATCATGGATATTTCCTTCTATGAAGCGTTGGAGGAAAATCATGCTTCAATCGTTCCAACAGTAATGAGTAAAGCAATTCGCTTTGTGTATAAAAATTAA
- a CDS encoding ABC transporter ATP-binding protein: protein MENLSSGYEQVRVFEGLNLTIEEGKITTIIGPNGCGKSTLLKTIGRILKKQQGTVYLQDQNMQNLSTKEIAKKLAILSQTPIAPGQLKVEELIAYGRYPHRNSVNRLTNKDEEMIEWALTVTNTNEYRNRELAQLSGGQRQRVWLAMALAQETNILLLDEPTTYLDMAHQLEVLEIVKNLNEQHRCTIVMVLHDINHAARYSDHLIAMRQGAVMKTGTPEEILCEDVMRNVFNINARIMEDPVTKTPVCYGYDVMKETDK, encoded by the coding sequence ATGGAAAATTTATCTTCTGGCTATGAGCAGGTTCGTGTGTTTGAAGGCTTGAATTTAACGATAGAAGAGGGAAAGATTACGACCATTATAGGGCCCAATGGATGTGGAAAATCAACATTATTAAAAACAATTGGCCGTATATTAAAGAAGCAGCAGGGAACGGTTTATTTACAGGACCAAAACATGCAAAATTTATCGACGAAGGAAATCGCGAAAAAGCTAGCTATCTTGTCACAGACGCCTATTGCACCAGGTCAGTTAAAGGTTGAGGAACTTATTGCCTATGGTCGTTATCCGCATCGAAATAGTGTTAATCGCTTAACAAATAAAGATGAGGAAATGATTGAATGGGCCTTAACGGTTACAAATACCAATGAGTATCGTAACCGGGAGCTTGCTCAGCTTTCTGGAGGTCAACGCCAACGTGTATGGCTTGCAATGGCCTTAGCCCAAGAAACAAATATTTTATTATTAGACGAACCGACGACTTATCTAGATATGGCACATCAGTTAGAGGTACTAGAAATTGTGAAAAATTTAAACGAGCAGCATCGTTGTACGATTGTTATGGTATTGCACGATATTAATCACGCAGCACGATATTCCGATCACTTAATCGCCATGCGACAGGGGGCTGTAATGAAAACTGGCACGCCTGAGGAAATTTTATGTGAAGATGTTATGCGTAACGTCTTCAATATTAATGCACGTATTATGGAAGATCCGGTTACGAAAACACCAGTATGTTATGGCTATGATGTTATGAAGGAGACCGACAAATGA
- a CDS encoding FecCD family ABC transporter permease, translating into MRKKTSSVFVMTVSILMLFILGAGYLHITNGVFDMSVMDVLKTLLRIEPNSKFDLVIFEFRLPRIVIAALVGVGLGMAGVVLQGITRNGLADPGILGINAGAGAAVVIFMFFFQLRLTSADMSSWLSILMMPIFGFVGGAMAAVLIFSFALKNGHLDMQRLILTGIAINSGFGALSLFLSLRMNAQDYEAAAVWMAGSIYNANWIFVVTMLPWLILLGFYVYRKSYLLDYFQLEEDSITSLGIAVEKEKMKLLLASVGLVSACVSVSGSIGFIGLMAPHIAKQLVGIQHRYVMPVSALIGAGLLILADFIGKTVFAPSELAVGIVVSIIGIPYFLYLLVKSKA; encoded by the coding sequence GTGCGTAAAAAAACCTCAAGTGTATTCGTTATGACTGTTTCAATACTCATGTTATTTATTTTAGGTGCCGGTTATCTCCATATTACAAATGGTGTCTTTGATATGTCGGTGATGGATGTCTTAAAAACATTGTTACGCATTGAACCAAATTCAAAATTTGATCTTGTCATTTTTGAATTCCGTTTACCACGTATTGTCATTGCAGCATTAGTTGGTGTTGGCCTAGGAATGGCAGGGGTTGTGCTACAAGGTATTACACGTAATGGCTTAGCAGACCCCGGTATTTTAGGAATCAATGCTGGTGCTGGTGCAGCAGTTGTCATATTTATGTTTTTCTTTCAATTACGTCTCACATCTGCAGATATGAGTAGCTGGTTATCCATTTTGATGATGCCGATTTTCGGGTTTGTCGGTGGTGCGATGGCCGCTGTGTTGATTTTCTCGTTTGCCCTGAAAAATGGTCATTTAGATATGCAACGATTAATTTTAACAGGGATTGCAATTAATAGTGGCTTTGGGGCATTGTCACTGTTTTTATCATTGAGAATGAACGCTCAGGATTATGAAGCTGCCGCAGTTTGGATGGCAGGCTCTATTTATAATGCAAACTGGATTTTTGTCGTGACTATGTTGCCATGGCTTATATTATTAGGCTTTTATGTGTATCGGAAATCGTATTTGCTCGATTATTTTCAATTGGAAGAGGATAGTATTACTAGTTTAGGGATAGCGGTAGAAAAAGAGAAAATGAAACTGCTATTGGCAAGTGTCGGCTTAGTCAGTGCCTGTGTATCAGTATCAGGTAGTATCGGTTTTATTGGATTAATGGCGCCACATATTGCTAAACAGCTTGTCGGCATACAACATCGTTATGTCATGCCAGTAAGTGCGTTGATAGGCGCGGGATTGCTTATTTTAGCTGATTTTATAGGGAAAACAGTATTTGCACCGTCTGAGCTGGCGGTTGGTATTGTTGTCTCGATTATTGGGATTCCTTATTTCTTATATTTATTAGTGAAATCAAAAGCATAG
- a CDS encoding FecCD family ABC transporter permease, producing MKKTNIVAFSILAASPFLIAIVALVSVMYGTKDISAITVWQAITAFDPSNVDHQIVRTGRIPRIAAVLLVGAFLAVAGAVMQGITRNYLASPSLMGVNDGSAFVITLAIVFFPGLPNYQMILLSMLGSALGAGIVFGFGSLIRNGLSPVRLAIIGTVIGTFLSSIATAIAMYFQVSQTVSVWYNTKVHMVDMDMLMLAIPFGLIGLVLALISAKAITITSLGEDIAIGLGQKTKTVKIISMLAVVCLTGTAVALVGKIAFVGLVIPHITRFLVGVDYRFIIPCAAVVGAFFLALCDVLSRFVNYPFETPIGVLTALVGVPFFLYLVRKHGGEKRA from the coding sequence TTGAAAAAAACAAACATTGTGGCATTTTCAATATTAGCAGCTTCTCCATTCCTAATTGCGATTGTGGCATTAGTCTCCGTTATGTACGGTACAAAGGACATTAGCGCAATAACGGTGTGGCAGGCAATTACTGCATTCGATCCTTCAAATGTTGACCACCAAATTGTTCGAACGGGGCGTATTCCTAGAATTGCCGCGGTATTACTGGTGGGAGCATTTTTAGCAGTAGCTGGGGCAGTGATGCAAGGTATTACACGAAATTATTTAGCGTCCCCATCATTAATGGGCGTTAATGATGGTTCTGCATTTGTGATTACGTTAGCGATAGTATTCTTCCCAGGGCTTCCTAATTATCAAATGATTCTACTTTCTATGCTCGGTTCAGCATTAGGGGCAGGGATTGTATTTGGTTTTGGCTCTTTAATTCGAAATGGTTTATCACCAGTAAGGCTTGCCATTATTGGAACGGTCATTGGTACGTTTTTAAGCAGTATTGCTACAGCCATTGCGATGTATTTCCAAGTATCACAAACGGTAAGCGTTTGGTATAACACAAAGGTTCATATGGTGGATATGGATATGCTCATGCTAGCTATTCCATTTGGATTAATTGGTTTAGTTCTTGCCTTAATATCGGCTAAGGCTATTACGATAACTTCACTAGGCGAAGATATCGCTATTGGACTTGGGCAAAAAACAAAAACAGTGAAAATTATTAGTATGCTTGCTGTTGTATGTTTAACAGGTACAGCAGTTGCACTTGTAGGGAAGATTGCCTTTGTAGGATTAGTCATTCCTCATATTACGCGTTTTCTTGTTGGAGTCGATTACCGCTTTATCATTCCATGTGCAGCTGTAGTAGGTGCGTTTTTCTTAGCACTTTGTGATGTACTCAGTCGCTTTGTTAATTACCCATTCGAAACTCCAATCGGCGTATTAACAGCCTTGGTTGGTGTTCCATTCTTCTTATATTTAGTTCGTAAACACGGAGGTGAAAAACGTGCGTAA
- a CDS encoding ABC transporter substrate-binding protein: MNKYFKMCAPALLALSLAACGTDKAEESATSTNNAAETSATESQTDQAKTQTITYLGEKYELPAEVKNIVAASLESMEDAAMLGIKPVGVLDIGGKIPSYLTSELEGAELVGNKMEPNAEAILKLDPDVILGTSKFPEETAEKLNKIQTMIPYSHVSTNWKENLTLLAQLSGKEDDAKKIIADYDAKVVDSQAKSKEQLADKEVLVIRVRGGIMYIYPAGVYLNPVLYEDLGAPIPEILKTTKAQAELSLETLAEVNPDTIFIQFEESENADAPKALEEIQKNPIFSSLKASQNNQVFVNAIEPLAQGGTAWSKVKFLDIAAEKLLK, encoded by the coding sequence ATGAATAAATATTTTAAAATGTGTGCGCCTGCTCTATTAGCTTTATCCTTGGCTGCATGTGGAACGGATAAAGCAGAAGAGTCTGCTACATCCACAAATAATGCGGCGGAAACAAGTGCAACAGAATCGCAAACAGATCAAGCGAAAACACAGACGATTACATATTTAGGAGAAAAATATGAACTTCCTGCAGAAGTGAAAAATATTGTAGCGGCAAGCTTAGAATCTATGGAAGATGCGGCGATGCTTGGCATTAAGCCTGTTGGCGTGCTTGATATCGGTGGGAAAATTCCATCATATCTTACCTCTGAACTAGAAGGTGCTGAGCTTGTAGGAAATAAAATGGAGCCGAATGCAGAAGCCATTCTTAAACTTGACCCAGATGTCATTTTAGGTACATCAAAATTCCCTGAAGAAACTGCTGAAAAGCTCAATAAAATTCAAACGATGATTCCGTATTCACATGTCTCTACAAATTGGAAAGAGAACTTAACATTACTTGCACAGCTTTCAGGTAAAGAAGACGATGCAAAAAAAATTATTGCAGATTATGATGCAAAGGTTGTTGATTCTCAAGCGAAATCTAAAGAGCAATTAGCGGACAAGGAAGTTCTAGTTATTCGAGTACGTGGCGGCATAATGTATATCTATCCTGCAGGAGTTTACTTAAATCCTGTGCTATATGAAGATTTAGGGGCTCCAATACCAGAAATTTTAAAAACTACAAAGGCACAGGCTGAACTATCGCTTGAAACATTAGCAGAGGTTAATCCTGATACTATTTTCATTCAGTTCGAGGAATCAGAAAATGCTGATGCACCGAAAGCGTTAGAAGAGATACAAAAGAATCCAATTTTCTCAAGCTTAAAGGCATCACAAAATAATCAGGTTTTCGTGAATGCAATTGAACCTTTAGCGCAAGGTGGTACAGCATGGTCTAAGGTGAAGTTTTTAGATATTGCAGCTGAAAAATTACTTAAATAG
- a CDS encoding AraC family transcriptional regulator, translating into MDIKYLIDYYAHASVKFTDVFTNKMETGQVDKGRTTAPGKCGLVVPLAGSAIFSFNGIPYAMEPGMIVHAGPQMPIEIKVSDDKEWEYAVVHYQLSPEESTLYPLSAQHFLINTGYHTKIIDYVQQLIESQSMPGNMSKFKAKTLFMNLLEAILISAKVKVLDTASDQMEQALQYIHENYAKQLSVSKIAEELGVERRRFAYLFEQHTGMNPSAYLTEYRIRRAKELLKYDDSPVAEIAECVGYVDCFYFSRVFKKCTGMSPTTYRKTMLEEAKYV; encoded by the coding sequence GTGGATATCAAGTATTTAATTGATTACTATGCACATGCGTCTGTAAAATTTACAGATGTTTTTACAAATAAAATGGAGACTGGTCAAGTAGATAAAGGGCGAACAACAGCCCCAGGGAAGTGTGGTTTGGTTGTACCGCTCGCTGGTAGTGCTATATTTAGCTTTAATGGTATCCCTTATGCAATGGAGCCGGGTATGATCGTACATGCAGGGCCACAAATGCCAATCGAAATTAAAGTTTCTGATGATAAGGAATGGGAGTATGCGGTTGTACATTATCAACTTTCTCCAGAAGAATCAACTTTATATCCGTTATCAGCTCAGCACTTTTTAATTAATACAGGCTATCATACAAAAATTATTGACTATGTACAGCAGTTAATAGAAAGCCAATCAATGCCAGGTAATATGTCAAAATTCAAGGCAAAGACACTATTTATGAATCTCCTGGAAGCTATTCTTATATCGGCAAAAGTGAAGGTTCTCGATACGGCAAGTGACCAGATGGAGCAAGCTTTACAGTATATACATGAGAATTATGCTAAACAACTTTCTGTTTCGAAAATTGCTGAAGAACTTGGCGTGGAGCGTCGTAGGTTTGCCTATCTGTTTGAACAGCATACTGGGATGAACCCTAGCGCCTACTTAACAGAGTATCGCATACGACGGGCAAAGGAGTTACTGAAATATGACGATTCTCCAGTAGCAGAAATAGCAGAATGTGTAGGTTATGTAGATTGCTTTTATTTCAGTCGAGTATTTAAAAAATGTACTGGAATGTCCCCGACAACATATCGAAAAACAATGCTTGAGGAAGCTAAATACGTATAA
- a CDS encoding DinB family protein produces the protein MDGAEVIGHHTPWDEFVLKQRLPFLFTNESFPKGPDVVEMNARAARNGRAQSKEETIANFINQRHQLIDALYQIVEKQWQQPFIIGATELTLHSYFASLVDLDLHHFSQVQEVLKNEEAIKWISSI, from the coding sequence ATGGACGGTGCAGAGGTAATTGGACATCATACACCGTGGGATGAATTCGTGTTAAAACAACGTCTGCCGTTTCTTTTTACAAATGAAAGCTTTCCAAAAGGGCCAGATGTAGTAGAGATGAATGCTCGTGCAGCAAGGAATGGTCGTGCACAAAGTAAAGAAGAAACGATAGCCAATTTTATCAATCAGAGACATCAGCTAATTGACGCACTTTATCAAATAGTGGAGAAGCAATGGCAACAGCCTTTTATAATAGGTGCTACTGAATTAACACTTCACAGTTACTTTGCTAGTTTAGTAGATCTTGATCTGCATCATTTTTCACAAGTCCAAGAAGTTTTAAAGAATGAAGAGGCAATAAAGTGGATATCAAGTATTTAA
- a CDS encoding nucleotidyltransferase family protein: protein MKLIKTEEELKSLIAADEWMMGILTTVEKLQLPDSWVCAGFIRSKVWDFLHKKEYRTSLADIDVIYFDKVNPSEKYEKQYEQELTKYLPNEPWSVKNQARMHVVNNSEPYQSSIDGMAHFPEIPTAIGVRLTNGILEIAAPHGIKHLVSGIVAPTPYFQKGSPMHEIYKSRVQNKQWESIWPKLQIFY, encoded by the coding sequence ATGAAACTGATAAAAACAGAAGAAGAGCTAAAAAGCTTAATTGCTGCAGATGAATGGATGATGGGTATTTTAACAACTGTAGAGAAGCTACAATTACCTGATTCATGGGTATGTGCTGGATTTATTCGCTCGAAGGTGTGGGATTTTCTACATAAAAAAGAATACAGAACATCATTAGCTGATATTGATGTGATATATTTTGATAAAGTAAATCCCTCAGAAAAATATGAGAAGCAGTATGAACAAGAATTGACGAAGTATTTACCAAATGAGCCTTGGTCTGTGAAAAATCAAGCAAGAATGCATGTAGTAAATAATAGTGAGCCTTATCAATCATCTATTGATGGTATGGCACATTTTCCAGAAATCCCGACAGCTATTGGTGTGAGGCTTACTAATGGAATACTTGAGATAGCTGCACCTCATGGTATTAAGCACTTAGTTTCTGGAATTGTCGCTCCTACACCATATTTTCAAAAAGGCTCTCCGATGCATGAAATTTATAAGAGCAGGGTTCAAAACAAACAATGGGAATCAATTTGGCCGAAATTACAGATTTTCTACTAA
- a CDS encoding alpha/beta fold hydrolase, with product MKQNIYQWGDSQNPTFIFLHGLGSTGLAFGELAKHLPEYHTVSFDLPGHGYAKALEEEKAYFPSNLIEDIEETINQQLGYTSHYLIGHSFGADLALHYAAKYPKRIKGIILLDGGYLSPQDLGMTLENELQSIEQFCDEVRFSSWDVFFESEKEELSRWSEELEEASRAQVKEQDGEIRLTISTFTGQSIIKGIYAEPVTDIVERVLCPTLLIRATKPSELESTRKKSIQILQTSIKNLDIEPIADAGHDIFREAPKDVAKKIRTWLVDH from the coding sequence ATGAAACAAAATATATATCAATGGGGAGACTCACAAAATCCAACTTTCATCTTTTTACATGGGCTAGGGAGTACGGGCTTAGCATTTGGAGAACTAGCAAAACATTTACCAGAGTATCATACCGTATCCTTTGATTTACCTGGACACGGCTATGCAAAAGCCTTGGAAGAAGAAAAGGCTTATTTTCCGTCCAATTTGATTGAAGACATAGAAGAAACAATAAATCAGCAGTTAGGGTATACATCTCATTATTTAATTGGTCATTCTTTTGGGGCTGATTTGGCATTGCATTATGCCGCTAAATACCCTAAACGAATTAAGGGAATTATTTTGTTAGATGGCGGTTATTTGTCACCGCAAGATTTAGGGATGACATTAGAAAACGAATTACAAAGTATAGAGCAATTTTGCGATGAAGTAAGATTCTCATCTTGGGACGTATTTTTTGAATCGGAAAAAGAAGAGCTTTCACGATGGTCGGAAGAGCTTGAAGAAGCATCAAGGGCTCAAGTTAAGGAGCAGGATGGAGAAATTAGACTAACGATTTCTACTTTTACAGGACAATCCATAATAAAAGGTATTTATGCGGAACCAGTCACAGATATAGTAGAACGGGTGCTTTGCCCGACTCTATTGATACGGGCAACAAAACCAAGCGAATTAGAATCTACTAGAAAGAAGAGTATTCAAATTTTGCAAACTAGCATTAAAAACTTGGATATTGAACCGATCGCTGATGCAGGCCATGATATTTTTCGTGAAGCACCTAAGGATGTTGCTAAAAAGATAAGAACATGGCTTGTGGATCATTAA
- a CDS encoding proline dehydrogenase family protein produces the protein MKKTEELVIQALKSAARNERMKHSVQQSTELYPLLLKAAKRYVTGEKRQDAIPIAREFIAKDYQISIEFIGENTTDLLECQRAKDEFLQLIEDMGTLAMKQTVSFDLSHIGLSVNAELAYKHLVELAQKANQYEITLMISMEESSKTSDILDIYKKIASQYSNVGITLQVHLYRTEEDIQQLIQYPGKIRLVKGAFQEPIDVALKRSAELNERYLHYAEQLINANHPISIATHDEALIQEMEQRQYFNQPNVEIEMLYGIRPDLIHQLKAKGYRCKVYLPYGSEWYLYLCHRLAEYPENLFLAVADIINPSMLIRSEDY, from the coding sequence ATGAAAAAGACAGAAGAATTAGTGATTCAAGCATTAAAATCGGCAGCGAGAAATGAACGAATGAAGCACTCCGTTCAACAGTCAACAGAGCTCTATCCGTTATTATTGAAGGCAGCGAAACGGTATGTTACAGGTGAAAAGAGACAGGATGCCATTCCAATTGCTCGAGAATTCATCGCCAAGGATTATCAAATATCCATTGAATTTATTGGAGAAAATACAACGGATTTGTTGGAATGTCAAAGGGCTAAAGATGAATTTCTACAGCTTATAGAGGACATGGGTACTTTGGCGATGAAACAGACTGTATCATTTGATTTGTCTCATATTGGTCTTTCTGTCAACGCAGAACTTGCGTATAAACACTTGGTAGAGCTTGCTCAAAAAGCAAATCAATATGAAATTACTTTAATGATTAGTATGGAGGAGTCATCAAAAACGAGCGATATTCTCGACATTTATAAAAAAATAGCTAGCCAATATTCCAATGTCGGGATCACACTACAAGTTCATCTCTATCGTACAGAGGAGGATATACAGCAGCTTATTCAATATCCAGGGAAAATAAGGCTTGTTAAAGGTGCTTTCCAGGAGCCAATCGACGTTGCGCTGAAAAGATCGGCGGAACTGAATGAACGTTATCTTCATTATGCAGAGCAGTTGATTAATGCCAATCATCCAATCTCGATAGCTACGCATGATGAAGCATTAATTCAAGAAATGGAACAAAGACAATATTTTAATCAACCCAATGTTGAGATAGAGATGCTATATGGCATACGACCAGATTTGATTCATCAATTAAAAGCGAAGGGATATCGTTGTAAGGTATATCTTCCGTATGGTAGCGAGTGGTATCTATATTTATGTCATCGTCTTGCTGAGTATCCTGAGAATCTATTTTTGGCTGTAGCAGACATTATTAATCCATCTATGTTAATTAGAAGTGAAGATTATTGA
- a CDS encoding PLP-dependent aminotransferase family protein produces the protein MLWIPIDRSSDIPLNRQVYQQIREKILNGHLQAGEKLASTRELSAELKVSRNVILDAYDQLLAEGFLLARRGSGTFVSEGAFLTQHDVPFSLHEVDEKKVKNHIISFRSGIPALDLFPRKTWAKLSYQLWNDIESTNFGYDFPEGRLELRQALAHYLLRTRGVNCHPKQIVITSGATQAMTLVSRLLLSPKDIAIMEDPITNDIQTIFKSSGASIYPIPVDEYGIKTALIPENLHPKFVFLTPSHQFPLGGILPIQRRIQLINYARRKNCFLVEDDYDSEFRYEGPPVSSLQGLDPERVLYIGSFSKILSPALRIGYIVLPTHLIEKYRQLKWFTDLHTPSLDQIILARFIKDGYLERHIAKMKKYYKRNRDFLIQCLQTTFSNKVKILGYSTGMHLIAELEDIHFSKELLLKIEQFGVKVYPVEEHSIEKGKYNNRIILGYGHLKKNEIEEGVTRLFQAVYDEIK, from the coding sequence TTGTTATGGATACCGATCGATCGTTCTTCAGATATTCCTTTAAATCGGCAAGTATATCAGCAAATTCGGGAAAAAATTTTAAACGGACATCTTCAAGCAGGTGAAAAGCTAGCATCAACCCGTGAGCTTTCCGCCGAGCTAAAGGTTTCGAGAAACGTTATATTGGACGCTTACGATCAATTGTTAGCAGAGGGATTTTTATTAGCAAGAAGAGGATCAGGTACATTTGTTTCAGAGGGAGCCTTTTTAACGCAGCATGATGTTCCATTTTCATTACATGAGGTCGATGAAAAAAAGGTTAAAAATCATATTATTAGTTTTCGCTCGGGCATTCCCGCATTGGACTTATTTCCCCGTAAAACATGGGCAAAGCTATCATATCAGCTATGGAATGATATTGAATCAACTAATTTTGGATATGACTTCCCAGAAGGTCGTCTAGAATTAAGACAAGCCTTGGCACACTATTTGTTAAGAACAAGAGGTGTTAACTGTCATCCAAAACAAATTGTCATTACATCAGGCGCTACACAAGCAATGACACTTGTTTCTAGGTTGCTTTTATCACCGAAAGATATAGCCATCATGGAAGACCCTATTACGAATGATATTCAAACAATTTTTAAATCTTCAGGTGCCTCTATTTATCCAATACCTGTTGATGAATATGGGATAAAGACAGCCCTAATACCAGAAAATTTGCATCCTAAGTTTGTCTTCCTGACCCCATCACATCAATTCCCATTAGGTGGCATACTACCAATACAACGCAGAATTCAATTAATCAATTACGCAAGAAGAAAAAATTGTTTTTTAGTTGAGGATGATTATGATAGTGAGTTTCGCTATGAAGGTCCACCCGTCAGCTCTTTACAAGGCTTAGATCCAGAACGTGTACTCTATATAGGCTCTTTTAGCAAGATCCTCTCTCCAGCATTACGTATAGGGTACATCGTTCTTCCCACTCATTTAATCGAGAAATATCGGCAGCTGAAATGGTTTACAGATTTACACACTCCCTCTTTAGATCAGATTATTCTGGCACGTTTTATTAAAGATGGCTACTTGGAACGACATATTGCAAAAATGAAGAAATATTATAAAAGAAATCGAGACTTCCTTATCCAATGTTTGCAAACGACCTTTTCAAATAAGGTGAAGATTTTAGGCTACTCTACCGGCATGCATTTAATTGCTGAGCTGGAGGATATTCATTTTTCGAAAGAGCTATTGTTAAAAATCGAACAATTTGGTGTAAAGGTATACCCTGTAGAGGAGCATTCGATAGAGAAAGGGAAATATAATAATCGCATTATTTTAGGGTATGGGCATTTAAAAAAGAATGAAATAGAAGAAGGCGTGACAAGACTATTTCAAGCAGTTTATGATGAGATAAAGTAA
- a CDS encoding SRPBCC family protein: protein MLATIQKQQNSYVVKFNRPLSHSVDAVWAVLTENEKLQKWMNNLEIIDLRRNGKIHFNMNDGTDTYKEIAITDYAEKEVLEFDWGTDTVRFELSSTSSGSILVLLESIGALTEHTPKDLAGWHICLDLLSDLLNGTIHEEFPMEEWQKWFVEYKQLVDNLEKI, encoded by the coding sequence ATGCTCGCTACTATTCAAAAACAACAAAATAGCTATGTCGTAAAATTCAACCGTCCTCTGTCACATTCAGTTGATGCTGTTTGGGCCGTATTAACGGAGAATGAAAAGCTTCAAAAATGGATGAATAATTTAGAAATCATTGATCTTCGAAGGAACGGCAAAATCCATTTTAATATGAATGATGGAACAGATACTTATAAGGAAATAGCAATAACAGACTATGCTGAGAAGGAAGTACTCGAATTTGATTGGGGCACAGATACAGTAAGATTTGAACTCTCCTCTACTAGCAGCGGTTCAATATTAGTATTACTTGAGTCAATTGGTGCGCTAACTGAGCATACGCCTAAAGATTTAGCCGGCTGGCATATATGCTTAGACCTGCTTTCGGATTTATTAAATGGAACTATACATGAAGAATTTCCAATGGAAGAATGGCAAAAATGGTTTGTAGAGTATAAGCAACTTGTGGATAACTTAGAAAAGATTTAG